The following proteins come from a genomic window of Enterococcus gilvus ATCC BAA-350:
- a CDS encoding PTS sugar transporter subunit IIA yields MELKEIMLNDLIIFDEGIRSKSDLFDCLAKNLEEQNRVSKAKKIIKDLYKREKETSTGIEDGFGIPHAKSKYVLEPTVCFVHTGLMDDYTGLDGKPIECVFAILVPQKATDLHLDILSGFSRRLMNQDFRDRLKNAKTAAEVLQIF; encoded by the coding sequence ATGGAATTAAAGGAAATTATGTTGAACGATTTAATTATTTTTGATGAAGGAATTCGTTCAAAGAGTGATTTGTTTGATTGTTTAGCTAAGAATCTTGAGGAACAAAATCGCGTAAGCAAGGCTAAAAAGATCATCAAGGATTTATACAAGCGAGAGAAGGAAACGTCTACAGGAATTGAGGATGGTTTTGGGATACCTCATGCAAAAAGCAAATATGTCCTAGAGCCAACGGTTTGTTTTGTTCATACAGGATTAATGGACGATTATACCGGATTGGATGGCAAACCAATCGAATGTGTTTTTGCAATATTAGTCCCGCAAAAGGCTACTGACTTGCACTTAGATATTTTGAGTGGATTTTCTAGAAGACTGATGAACCAGGATTTTCGAGATCGACTAAAGAATGCTAAAACCGCTGCAGAGGTTTTACAGATATTTTAA
- a CDS encoding methyltransferase family protein — protein sequence MLVRILAFTGVTLFYLIYLLKGLLLRKQGITVNLLGKDVKNEQYFEIVLKIMTGVGGVLQFLAPILFEINRTVWVYLGLGLIFAGVVLFYIAVRAMGLNWRAGYNEKQRTELVTTGIYRFSRNPAFVAFDFLYLGLAVTFPNILVIAVAMTAFILFDRQIRGEETYLVSTFGESYRQYQAKVRRYL from the coding sequence ATGTTGGTACGGATTCTCGCATTCACAGGAGTTACACTGTTTTATCTGATTTACTTATTGAAAGGGTTGCTGCTGAGAAAACAAGGAATCACCGTTAATTTATTAGGAAAAGATGTAAAAAATGAGCAGTATTTTGAAATCGTTTTAAAAATAATGACAGGCGTCGGTGGAGTGCTGCAGTTCCTTGCGCCGATCCTGTTTGAGATCAATCGAACCGTTTGGGTGTATTTGGGTTTAGGTCTGATTTTTGCGGGAGTAGTTCTTTTTTATATCGCGGTCAGGGCGATGGGACTGAATTGGCGTGCCGGGTACAATGAAAAGCAGAGGACTGAATTGGTAACTACTGGAATTTACCGTTTCAGCCGCAATCCGGCCTTTGTGGCATTTGATTTTTTGTATCTTGGTTTGGCAGTGACCTTTCCAAATATACTTGTGATTGCAGTAGCAATGACTGCATTTATTTTGTTTGATAGGCAAATTCGTGGGGAGGAAACTTATCTGGTATCGACTTTTGGCGAGAGCTATCGTCAGTATCAAGCGAAGGTTAGACGGTATTTATAA